The following coding sequences lie in one Haematobia irritans isolate KBUSLIRL chromosome 3, ASM5000362v1, whole genome shotgun sequence genomic window:
- the LOC142231047 gene encoding nitric oxide synthase-interacting protein homolog, with amino-acid sequence MTRHARNCTAGAVYTYNEKKKDAAESGYGTNALRLGKDSVKSFDCCSLSLQPCRNPVVTKDGYLFDKEAILQYIITKKNEYSRKLKEYERLRKQEDDEQTQEINRQKESRVEQFVKSGKPVNGTVDMPTTSKNLGSKRDESSISNMANGHEKKLPSFWLPENCPNAGRPKAVKPESTIYCPVSQKPLRAKDLIDVKFTLLKDGESKSLIAKEARYMCPVTHDVLSNAVPCAVLRPTGDVVTMECVEKLIKKDMIHPLTNQKLKEKDIIPLQRGGTGYAFTNDNLEGKEKRPMLQV; translated from the exons ATGACCAGGCACGCCCGAAATTGCACAGCGGGAGCTGTATATACCTATAACGAAAAGAAAAAAGATGCTGCAGAATCTGGATATGGCACCAACGCATTACGTTTGGGCAAGGATTCTGTGAAATCGTTCGATTGCTGTTCTCTATCTCTGCAACCTTGCCGCAATCCAGTTGTTACAAAAGATGGTTACCTCTTTGACAAAGAAGCAATTCTTCAATACATTATAACCAAGAAGAATGAATACAGCCGGAAATTAAAGGAATATGAACGCTTACGAAAACAAGAAGACGATGAACAAACACAGGAAATTAATCGTCAAAAAGAAAGTAGGGTTGAACAATTTGTAAAATCGGGCAAACCCGTAAATGGCACCGTGGATATGCCAACAACATCTAAGAATTTGGGAAGCAAAAGAGATGAAAGCTCAATATCAAATATGGCTAATGGTCACGAAAAGAAATTGCCTAGTTTTTGGCTACCGGAGAACTGTCCTAACGCTGGAAGGCCTAAAGCTGTAAAACCAGAATCTACCATATATTGCCCCGTGTCACAGAAGCCTCTAAGGGCAAAAGATTTGATAGACGTAAAATTCACTTTGCTGAAGGATGGGGAGAGCAAATCTTTGATAGCCAAGGAAGCTAGATATATGTGTCCCGTTACCCATGATGTATTGAGTAATGCAGTTCCTTGTGCTGTGTTAAGACCAAC GGGAGATGTTGTGACAATGGAATGTGTTGAGAAGCTTATCAAAAAGGACATGATACACCCCTTGACAAATCAAAAACTTAAGGAAAAGGACATAATTCCTTTGCAAAGG GGAGGAACTGGATATGCGTTTACCAATGATAATTTGGAAGGAAAGGAAAAACGACCTATGCTCCAAGTTTAA